In a genomic window of Meleagris gallopavo isolate NT-WF06-2002-E0010 breed Aviagen turkey brand Nicholas breeding stock chromosome 1, Turkey_5.1, whole genome shotgun sequence:
- the ZC3H12C gene encoding probable ribonuclease ZC3H12C, which produces MGLKDHLGRDLGHLYVASTGTQINAIVPWSVAEKPTMDKVNSRKEDVDKEASEETSGSSSCDSEEGTNSDNDSERLNNSASESHVLPKTHRQLCRSPCLEPHILKRNEILQDFRIEEAQTVPKEVEKPPDVVKEYQTKLEFALKLGYSEEQVQLVLNKLGTDALINDILGELVKLGSKTETDQSVTNANTSVMRETSSIESQRSESPLQEDVTEDGDNLRPVVIDGSNVAMSHGNKEVFSCRGIKLAVDWFLERGHKDVTVFVPAWRKEQSRPDALITDQEILRKLEKEKILVFTPSRRVQGRRVVCYDDRFIVKLAFESDGIIVSNDNYRDLANEKPEWKKFIDERLLMYSFVNDKFMPPDDPLGRHGPSLDNFLRKKPIVPEHKKQPCPYGKKCTYGHKCKYYHPERGNQPQRSVADELRAMSRSTAAKTTSEGGLVKSNSVPCSTKNDGTSELKRATPKRQSDPSIRTQVYQDLEEKLPTKNKLETRSVPSLVSIPSSSAAKPQSTAPLTNGLPSGVHFPPQDQRPQGQYPTVMMATKNHGTPMPYDQYPKCESPVDVGYYSMLNAYPSLSISGPRSPERRFSLDTDYRISSVASDCSSEGSVSCGSSDSYVGYSDRSYMSSPDPQLEENMKCQHMHPHGRLNSQPFLQSYHEPLTRVQSYSHEEPKHHHKPPIPYMAVHFQHPSIGARSSCPNDYSASQSSSHSKTMHMGRALVSTRIDSISDSRLYDNSPLRHRKPFAGQDGLGSWDRQGYGMDAYGYRQTYSLPSNPTQPCYEQFAFQSLPEQQDQTWRVPYCGIPQDPPRHQDTREKVYINLCNIFPPDLVRIVMKKNPHVTDAQQLAAAILVEKSQLGY; this is translated from the exons ATGGGCTTGAAGGATCATCTAGGGCGTGACTTAGGCCATCTTTATGTGGCGAGCACTGGCACGCAAATAAATGCAATTGTACCTTGGTCCGTGGCGGAGAAGCCGACGATGGATAAGGTTAATTCTAGGAAAGAGGACGTAGACAAGGAGGCATCTGAGGAGACTTCAGGAAGCTCCAGCTGTGACTCTGAAGAAGGCACAAATTCCGATAATGATTCAGAGAGACTGAATAATTCTGCATCAGAATCACATGTATTGCCTAAGACTCACCGACAACTGTGCCGATCTCCTTGTTTAGAGCCTCATAtactaaaaagaaatgaaattttgcaAGACTTTCGGATAGAAGAGGCTCAGACAGTACCGAAGGAAGTTGAAAAGCCCCCTGATGTGGTGAAAGAATATCAAACCAAACTGGAGTTTGCACTTAAGTTGGGTTATTCTGAAGAGCAGGTTCAACTTGTACTAAATAAACTTGGTACTGATGCTTTAATAAATGATATTTTGGGAGAACTTGTCAAACTTGGGAGTAAAACTGAGACTGATCAGTCTGTAACTAATGCTAACACTAGTGTAATGCGTGAAACGTCTTCCATAGAGTCTCAGAGGTCAGAATCTCCGCTGCAGGAGGATGTgacagaggatggtgacaaCCTGAGGCCAGTAGTTATTGATGGCAGCAATGTTGCAATGAG CCATGGGAACAAAGAAGTCTTTTCCTGTCGAGGAATCAAATTGGCAGTAGATTGGTTTTTGGAAagaggccacaaagatgttACCGTGTTCGTGCCAGCGTGGAGGAAAGAACAGTCAAGACCTGATGCCCTTATCACAG atCAGGAAATCTTGCGTAAATTAGAGAAAGAGAAGATTCTTGTATTCACACCGTCCCGCCGAGTGCAAGGGAGAAGGGTGGTGTGCTACGATGACCGATTTATAGTGAAGTTGGCCTTTGAGTCAGATGGCATCATTGTTTCTAATGATAACTACAGGGATCTAGCAAATGAAAAGCCTGAGTGGAAGAAGTTCATAGATGAACGCTTGCTAATGTATTCGTTTGTTAATGACAA ATTTATGCCTCCTGATGATCCTCTTGGCCGCCATGGCCCAAGTCTGGATAATTTTCTTAGGAAGAAGCCTATTGTGCCAGAACATAAGAAGCAGCCGTGTCCGTATG GGAAGAAATGTACCTATGGACACAAATGCAAATACTATCATCCAGAAAGGGGAAATCAGCCTCAGCGATCTGTAGCTGATGAACTTCGTGCCATGTCTAGAAGTACAGCTGCCAAAACTACAAGTGAAGGAGGACTGGTAAAAAGCAATAGTGTTCCCTGTAGCACTAAGAATGATGGCACTTCTGAGCTTAAGCGTGCCACTCCGAAGAGACAGTCGGATCCTAGTATAAGAACTCAAGTCTATCAAGACTTGGAGGAAAAGCTTCCCACCAAAAACAAATTAGAAACCAGGTCTGTACCTTCGTTAGTTAGTATACCAAGTTCCTCTGCTGCAAAACCCCAAAGTACTGCACCTTTAACCAACGGCCTTCCATCTGGAGTTCATTTTCCACCTCAGGATCAAAGACCACAGGGACAGTATCCTACAGTGATGATGGCAACCAAAAATCACGGAACACCAATGCCTTACGACCAGTATCCAAAATGCGAGTCTCCGGTAGATGTAGGGTATTACTCTATGCTGAATGCATATCCAAGTCTGAGTATATCTGGTCCACGCAGTCCTGAAAGGCGCTTCTCCTTGGACACAGATTACAGGATTAGCTCTGTAGCTTCTGACTGCAGTAGTGAAGGGAGCGTTAGTTGTGGCAGCAGTGATTCCTATGTGGGTTACAGCGATCGCTCGTACATGAGCTCACCTGACCCACAGCTGGAGGAGAACATGAAGTGCCAACATATGCACCCGCATGGCCGCCTTAACTCTCAGCCATTCCTACAGAGCTACCACGAGCCTCTAACACGAGTGCAAAGTTATAGTCACGAAGAACCAAAGCATCACCACAAACCTCCAATTCCGTATATGGCTGTGCATTTCCAGCATCCAAGCATCGGTGCTCGTTCTAGTTGTCCAAATGACTACTCTGCGTCTCAGAGTTCGTCGCACTCAAAGACCATGCACATGGGGAGAGCCCTTGTGTCCACGAGGATAGATAGCATTTCAGACTCACGTTTGTACGATAATTCTCCGTTGAGACACAGAAAGCCTTTTGCTGGCCAAGATGGGCTTGGAAGCTGGGACAGGCAGGGCTACGGGATGGATGCGTACGGCTACCGTCAGACCTACTCTCTGCCCAGTAACCCCACACAGCCGTGTTACGAGCAGTTTGCTTTCCAAAGCTTACCGGAGCAGCAGGACCAGACATGGCGTGTACCGTACTGTGGAATCCCTCAAGACCCCCCGAGGCACCAAGACACCAGGGAGAAGGTGTACATCAACCTGTGCAACATCTTCCCCCCTGATCTTGTGAGGATTGTCATGAAAAAGAACCCTCACGTGACAGACGCTCAGCAGCTCGCCGCAGCCATCTTAGTGGAGAAATCTCAGCTAGGTTATTGA